One Pristiophorus japonicus isolate sPriJap1 chromosome 19, sPriJap1.hap1, whole genome shotgun sequence genomic window carries:
- the LOC139229762 gene encoding radiation-inducible immediate-early gene IEX-1-like yields the protein MMDVIYTTNSMSLPRGFELSQRAGSERQTTGFTGRRFTLPAVFTFEPMLKNKKTIRRKRRTLKVLYPPGQVRRSLPTEKDMTKRLLLFLVSIVLFQVYIATEDELSLSPPDLDAVKPVPASLPAPSSPGPAALSVVVLAASPGAEANCTQQLAAGHSLQTARVIRSCSI from the exons ATGATGGATGTCATTTACACTACAAACAGCATGTCCCTCCCCAGAGGATTTGAGTTGAGCCAGCGGGCTGGCTCTGAGCGGCAGACCACGGGGTTCACTGGCCGCAGGTTTACATTGCCCGCGGTCTTCACTTTCGAGCCAATGCTGAAAAATAAGAAAACTATTCGACGCAAGAGACGCACTCTTAAAGTTCTCTATCCACCTGGCCAG gttaGGAGGTCACTTCCTACAGAGAAGGACATGACCAAGAGGCTGCTCCTGTTTTTAGTCTCAATCGTCCTGTTCCAGGTGTACATCGCCACTGAAGATGAGCTGAGCCTCTCCCCGCCCGACCTGGACGCTGTAAAGCCGGTCCCGGCGTCTCTCCCTGCTCCTTCCTCGCCGGGCCCCGCCGCCCTCTCTGTCGTTGTCCTCGCCGCGTCCCCGGGAGCCGAAGCCAACTGCACCCAGCAGCTCGCAGCAGGACACTCGCTGCAGACCGCCAGAGTCATCCGATCCTGCAGCATATGA